The following nucleotide sequence is from Gemmatimonas sp..
CGCACCCGCGCTGACGACGATCCCATCGTATGGACCATACTCACGCCAGCCGAGCGTGCCGTCACCGAGCAGGATGGAGACGTTACGCACGTTGGCGTGCTGCAGAATCGGGCGCGTCTTGTCGAGGAGTGCCGGAAAGCGTTCGATCGAGAACACCTGGGCCGCGAGCTCCGCCAGCAGCGCCGTCTGATAGCCGGACCCTGTACCGATCTCGAGCACCTTTTCCTTGCCCGTGAGCATCAGTTGCTCGAGCGCGCGTGCGTGCACGTACGGCTGCGAGATCGTCTGCCCGCTGCCGATCGGGAGTGCCGAGTCTTCGTAGGCCCGATGACGCACCGTGGGCGGCACAAACAGATGCCGTGGCACCTGATCGATGGCGCGCAAAACCGCGAGGTCACGAATGCCCTTATCCTGGAGCGCCTCGACGAGCCGTCGGCGCGCGCCGCGGAACTCCGGTTCTACAGAGGACGCCACCAATCCGTCGCCGTATCGAGCACATCGCGGTGCGTGAGGTCGAGGTGCAACGGGGTCACCGAGATATACCCGTCGTGTACGGCGCGGAAATCCGAATCCTCCGGACCACTCCACTCCACAGTACCGCCGCCGATCCACAGGATTTCTCTACCCCAGGGATCCTTCATCTTCGTGATGGAGTCGCTGAACACACGACGTCCAAGTCGCGTCAGGCGAACGCCTTTGATCTGGTCACCGGCCACGTTTGGCAGGTTCACGTTCAACAACGTCTCACGCGGAAACGACGTGAGCGACATCAAGTGCTTCAGTAGGTCGCGCAGCACATCAACCTGCGTCTCAAGCAACGCGTCGGCGCGTAGCACACTGCCGGCAAACGAGACCGCGATCGACGGAATGCCGAGCGCCAGACCTTCCATCGCGGCCGCCACCGTGCCGCTGTAGAGCACATCCTCGCCCATGTTCGGGCCGTGGTTGATCCCGCTGATCACGTAATCCGGGCGCTCGTCGAGCAGCACCTCGCAGGCGAGCATCACGCAATCGGTCGGCGTGCCGTCCACCTGCCAGCGTCGCTCGCCGAGTTGCACGGGCCGCAACGGATGATGCAAGGTGAGCGAATGGCTGGTGGCGCTCTGTTCACGATCGGGAGCCACGACACTGAGCTCGCCAAGCGGGAAGCAGGCCTGCTCGAGCACGCCCAACCCCTTGGCGAGAATGCCATCGTCGTTACTGAGGAGAATGCGCATGGGATCGGGTGAAAGACAAAGAGCAATCAGCGCGCGGGATGCGTCTGAGCGAGTCGGGCTTAGCGGGGACGCGGGGACGGACGGTCGTCGAGAATGGCCTGCAACTCCGCCAGATCGCGCTCGATGCTCTCGAGCGCTTCGATCTCGAGTGCTGCCCGGGCCGCTGGTCGTAGGGAGCCCCCTTTGCGGTGCTCATCGAGTTTTTGGCGCGCGCCGTCAATCGTGTACTTCTCGGTATACAGCAAATGCTTCACGAGCAAGATCAGTTCGACCTCGCGACGCGCGTAGACGCGGTTGCCGCTCCGATTCTTTGCCGGATTCAGGAGCTTGAACTGGCTTTCCCAGTATCGCAGGACGTGCGGCTTGAGATCGGTGAGTGAACAGACCTCGCCAATGGAGTAGAACTCCTGGATCGGCTCGCCGCGGGGCGCCGCCACGTCAGTCGCGCTCCGCGCGCAGCTCGCGCGCCATCAGTTCCGCGACGGCTTCGCGCGGGGCCTGCCGTTCGAACAGGATGCGATACGTCGCGTCGATAATCGGCATCTCCACGTCGGCACGGTCGGCGAGGGCCTTGGCGCTCTGCGCGTTCAGCACGCCCTCGGCGACGCTGTCCTTTCCGGACAGCGCTTCATCGAGAGACTGCCCCTGCCCGATCGCCACGCCGAGGGCGCGGTTGCGCGACAGCGCGCCCGTGCACGTGAGCACGAGATCGCCCAGCCCCGCGAGCCCGGCAAAGGTCTCGGCACGTGCGCCGAGCGACACGCCGAGGCGCGTCATCTCGGCCAGGCCTCGCGTCATCAGGGCCGCGCGCGGATTGTAGCCGAGTCCCAGCCCGTCAAGGATGCCCGTCGCCACCGCCATCACGTTCTTGAGTGCACCGCCGAGTTCCACACCGACAATGTCGTCGCTGGTGTACACCCGGAAAGCGGCCGCGCTCATCGCGGACTGCACGAGCTTG
It contains:
- a CDS encoding protein-L-isoaspartate(D-aspartate) O-methyltransferase, producing the protein MASSVEPEFRGARRRLVEALQDKGIRDLAVLRAIDQVPRHLFVPPTVRHRAYEDSALPIGSGQTISQPYVHARALEQLMLTGKEKVLEIGTGSGYQTALLAELAAQVFSIERFPALLDKTRPILQHANVRNVSILLGDGTLGWREYGPYDGIVVSAGAPHVPPALEEQLAEGGRMLIPIGDRDEQMLTLFVKRNGQLEGRDIVPVRFVPLIGAGGWPA
- the surE gene encoding 5'/3'-nucleotidase SurE is translated as MRILLSNDDGILAKGLGVLEQACFPLGELSVVAPDREQSATSHSLTLHHPLRPVQLGERRWQVDGTPTDCVMLACEVLLDERPDYVISGINHGPNMGEDVLYSGTVAAAMEGLALGIPSIAVSFAGSVLRADALLETQVDVLRDLLKHLMSLTSFPRETLLNVNLPNVAGDQIKGVRLTRLGRRVFSDSITKMKDPWGREILWIGGGTVEWSGPEDSDFRAVHDGYISVTPLHLDLTHRDVLDTATDWWRPL
- a CDS encoding MerR family transcriptional regulator; this encodes MAAPRGEPIQEFYSIGEVCSLTDLKPHVLRYWESQFKLLNPAKNRSGNRVYARREVELILLVKHLLYTEKYTIDGARQKLDEHRKGGSLRPAARAALEIEALESIERDLAELQAILDDRPSPRPR
- a CDS encoding NAD(P)H-dependent glycerol-3-phosphate dehydrogenase, whose protein sequence is METPLACAVIGGGAWGTAIADRLVRNGHRVTIWAREHDVVEAVNARHENPRFLPNIALAPGLTASSDMGVALRGAGLVVYAAPSHVLRAVVASSAGSIAPGAVLSVATKGIERETLALMTDVVAQEALGHEVVAVSGPSFAAEVAQGQPTAVVAASASHDAAKLVQSAMSAAAFRVYTSDDIVGVELGGALKNVMAVATGILDGLGLGYNPRAALMTRGLAEMTRLGVSLGARAETFAGLAGLGDLVLTCTGALSRNRALGVAIGQGQSLDEALSGKDSVAEGVLNAQSAKALADRADVEMPIIDATYRILFERQAPREAVAELMARELRAERD